Below is a window of Flavobacterium sp. CFS9 DNA.
AGTAAAATCATTCCGAATCGAAAACTTCCCTTTGTAAGTATTTATCTAAAAATAATTCATATTTTTATCAAAGTCGTATCCGAAAAACTTATAGAGTAGGAAAATCAAAAAACAAAAAACCATTTATGAAAAATTTCCAAAAATTAACCAAAGAAGAATTAAAATCCATTAATGCCGGTACCGGAAAATGTATAGCATTCCCTTTATGCAACGGTGAACAAGTTACACCTATCGGACAAAACTCATGTGGCTGGTATTTATATAAAACAGCATCAAACAGTACTTGCATGGAATACGGACTATCCTAATAACATACTCCTCAATTTATTAAAACTGCTATCAACAAAATAGCAGTTTTTTTTTATGTTGAATCTTCCCATCACTGCAAAGTTTACTTATAAATCGTAAACTTATTATGACTTAAAGTAAACCCAAGATTCTCGTAAATCAACACGTTTTCAACCCGTCTTTTATTGGTCGTAACTTCAATACTTTTTAAACTATGCTGTTCTGCAAAATTTAAAACCTCATTTATTAATAACCTGCCAACCCCTTCCCCGCGATGTTTCTGGTGAATAAAGAACTCCTGAATTTCACCCACCAATCCGCAATGATGCAAAAGATTTTGGGTATGAAAACTAATAAAACCTAAACCTTCTGTTTCGTTTTCAGCAATTAAATAGAGATTCTTTGCATTTGAAATATTTTCATTAAAAATCGCTTCGAAAATTTCAAAATTTAAGGTCTCGTTTTCGAGTTCGCAGATGGCTTTGTAGACAAAATCTAAATCGAGGTTTTGAATTTTTCTTATTCCAATGTTTGAGTTCATCTTTACTATTAATTTAACTGATATAAGTCAATTTTAAGATTTTATTACCCGAGAATTCAAAAGTAGATTATCATCTTGGTATCCTTACTTTTTTATGGGCACTTTTTTAAATTATTCATTTTAGAAATGAAACCCTTTAGGCGTCCTCTTTCAAATCAATTAGCCATTCAATTCTTATGTATTGAGTACAAAACTTCTTCAAAATATCACATCTATCCGTTAAAATAGCCGATCCTTTATTTCCTATTTCGTCTTTTACAATTCTAGCTGCATGCTCAATTCCTTCAAAATCCTGTGCAGCCAAATCAAAAATTATATGATTTGTTTTTGACAATACAGAATACAACGAGATTAATTTTCTCGGATTTCCTGGCAGTTTGATTAATTGTGTATTTTTATTAATCCAATCTATTTCATAAATCTTTTTAGCAAACTTACTTTTGCGTTTCATATTTCTAAAAAGATATTCCCCTACAGTTGTTGGGAAAAACCTTCTTCTAAACTTTGATTCCCTTACATATTTCACAAAAGTATGCGGTTTAATTATCGTAACACTTTCATGTTTTTCTTTTCCGGTAAAAATTGCAATTACTTTTTCTTCAACATCACAAGATGCTATGTGATTTTCAAGATGAACAAAAATGAAATCGCCTTCTCTTACCTCAAAAGGTGGTATAAAATACTGATCGGTTTTTATCCCTTTGCTCTCAATGAGTAATTTTTTCATTTTGTAAGTCTTTCAAATTTCTGCTTATATTTCACAACATAGGCATTCCATTCCACTTTATAAATTTCATTATCATAAACAGAAGCAGCATAATCAGCAACTTCTTTACTAAAATGATTTCCGAAAATATTCTCCAAATATTCTATTCCGGAATCAATCACTTGTTTTAAAACCATCAATTTATCAATTCCACTTTGTTTGCAGGCTTTGTCAAGCCAAAGTCCCTTTCCTATTTTTACATATTCTACCAAAAGACCAGCTGTAATAAATGGAGAAGGAACATCGTTGATATCCGGTTCATATTTGCCATTTTTAAAAACCAATACAATCAATTCTTCCGAATAAAATTCAGTCGGAATGAATCGCAGCATGGTACCACTTTGAGCTGCTTTAAAAGAAAGTTCTTTTGTGATCCGTTCATCAGGAATTACCTGAATTGCGAAACCATCTTTGGTGACTAATTTTTCGCAGAGTTCTGCCGTTACTAAATCCTGGTGGACAAAAGGCAGCGCATGAAAGGTACTATTCAACGCCAGAGTACAGAGTTCTTCCGTTTTAAATTCCATCGGAACCAATTTAAGATCTCTATAATTTGCCAAAACACGTTCACGCCAGTATTCATATGTTTTTGCAGGAGGATTATTGTGTTTTAAAACTAATTCTCCCCTCGCCAAATCCCGTTCTAATTCTTCAAATGTTTCGATCAGCGGATTCTCCAATAATTTCCGAAGTTCATTCGAGATAATCTCCTCGTCGGTTTCATCGTCATATTTACATTCATTTTGAGGCTCCGTATCGTCGGTTCTGTCATTATAATAAAATAGTTGGTTTTTTCTGTCTGAAAATGTTGTATTATGATCGGTCACTATAAAAACAGGGGCATCTATCAGTCCTTTACAATTAAAACTACCATGATTGTAAAAAGTCATGACCACTTCTTTAGCCACGACATTTCCATTTATCTGAACATTAGCTCCGCCTGATAAAAGACTTTGGCAATTCACATTTCCGCTTACAAAAACATACGGACCATAATCGCCTTCGGCATTGATAATAGATCCCGTAGTAGAAAAATCCCCATCAATCAATACCCCCTCAATTCTTATTTCTTCCATCTTTTTTACCGGAAGATTCAACAAATTAGCCAATCCCTTCTTCTCTTTATCCTCGTAAAGATCCAGATAAAAATTCCCGTCAAAATTTACTTCTCCATCGGCAACTACAAAATGGTCAGTGTCTTCCCAATCCTCAAAATAATCGAACTTTTCGTCTTCTGCTAAAAAGGGATAATTCTTTTTTATTTCTGCTATGGTAATAAGTTTAAAACTGGAAGTCTGCATTGCTACTTTTAATTAATCGAAGTTGATTTTTTGAATACCAAGATTACACAATTCTGCCATCAAAATCAAAAATAGTCAGAAAAATTGTATTTTTACTACCAGTGATAGTTCACAAATTGTAACGCACAAACTTCTATTTGTTTTCTACCTAAACCAAAAATGTAAAAGAATTTTAAATATCTTTGAATCATGAGCACAGCAAAACCAAAACATATCGGCCGAAACATAAGCCGAATAAGAGAATTGAGAGATATGAAGCAGGAAGCTCTTGCACAGGCAATCGGTACAACGCAACAATCTATCTCTATTATTGAAGGAAGCGAAAGCGTTGACGACGAAAAACTAAAAAAAATCGCCGAAGCTTTAGGTGTACCTGCCGAAGTAATCAGAAATTTTTCTGATGAGGCAGTTTTTAATATTATGGGGAATACTTACGATAATGCCTCTTCTACCATCAATCATAACAATTGCACTTTTAATCCGTTAGATAAACTCCTTGAGGCTTTTGAAGAGAATAAAAAACTTTACGAAAGATTGGTTGAAGCGGAAAGGGAGAAAGTGGCTCTTTTGGAAAAACTGTTGAAATAGAAACTTATTTATAAATGAAAAAACCGAAGCTTTTTGAATTGCTTCGGTTTTTTTTGATCATTAAACTTGCTAATCTTTGTAGAATTACTTGCGAAGATCTCTCCTTCGTCGAGATGACAAGATTCTGGTTACTTTGCGTTGATCCTTCGACTTCACTCAGGAAGACAAAAACAAATAAAACTTTACGACTTTGCGACTTTGCGAAAAAAACTAGCGTGCTTCGCGTAAATCTTAGCGCGCTTCGCGGTTAAATCAAAATCTCTATTTTCTTGATGATTCCAACCTCTTTATTTTTTGTTTCATTAACTTCAATTCTTTCTCCTGTTTTTCACTTTTCTTATTTTGAATTTCAAGTTTTTTATTCTGCTCAATCGTATATAAAGTAAGTTCTTCGATTTTCTGTAATAATTTCATTTGAAATTCTTTCATTTCAAGTCCGTTTGCAATCATCTCTTTTTCAGATGCAATTTCCGGAAGATGTTTATTTCGAGTTACAAATTCTTCCAACTTATTCAAATCCATCAATTTATAATCATCTTCAAAAACAAAATCACAACCTCCCAATAAATCAACTTTTACCTCTTTTGCTCTAATTGTTCCGCAAACATCTAGTTTATAAGCTGGAGATATTGTCCCAATCCCAACAAGTCCTCCCCCCGTAATAACCATTCTATCAAAATTAGTATAATCTGAACCATTCCAATCCGTAGTATGAAAACGAATATCTCCATAATAAGCACTCCCTGCAGGATTAGGATTTACAGAATAAATTCCAGAACCCCCTCTTCCAAAACTTAGTCCTCCTTTATAAGTAACTTGTCCTCCAGTAGCTGGAATAAATGCACCAGAAATTTTTTCACTAATTACCAATGTTGGTTCCTTACCATTAGGAAGAAAACCATTAACTGTTGTCCCGGAATAAGATGCAAAATCACTATACACAGCAGAATTACCACGTACTTCAAGTTTCGCATTAGGACTATCGACACCAATACCAACTTTTCCATTATTTGGTTGTAAAATTGTCCCACTTTTAGAATGTTCAGATCCACCGTCAATAATAATACCTGTATCAAAAGCTAGCTTTAATTGTTGATAATATGGTGCATCCCAAGAGCCACTTGTTCTATATATACCATAACGTAAAGGTCCTGGTTTAAACCAAGTAATTCCATCAGGAACATTACGCCCATCATTAACATCGTTAAAATTTATAGAATTATGTAATTCATAAGTTTGTGCGGTAAGAAACTGAAACAATGTCAGCGTAAAAAGAGTAAGTAAGCCTTTAGTTTTCATATAGTATTTGTTCGTTTATTCAAACAGATCAAATCAATTATAAATCTACACTTAAACAATTGAATGAATCTGCTTACATTATTAAATTTTCGGCTAAAGTAATATTTCAATTTATACATTTCGATGAATTCAAGAAAAGTTTATTCCTAAAGTTTATTTGAAACAAAACCGCCAATCTCTGTAGAGTTTCGAGTGTGATTCTTCGTTCCTCAGAATGACAAGATTGTGGTTACTTTGCGTTGACCCTTCGACTTCGCTCAGGAAGACAGAAACAAATAAAACTTTGTGGCTTTGCGACTTTGCGAAAAAAAACAGCGCTCTTTGCGTATGCCCTAGCGTCCTTGCGGTTATCCTTCGACTTCGCTCAGGAAGACACAAAACAAATAATAAAACTTTAAGAAATCAATTTCATGCTGTTTGCTGAAAAAACGTAATTTTGAAATTCGAAGTTCAAAAACCGAATTATTATGAAATATCACCAAATAAACAGCGCTCTTTTTGTAAAAAACCGCAAAAAATTCACGGCAGAAATGAAACCTAATTCAGTTGCCGTTTTTAATTCTAATGACATTTACCCGGTTAGTGCCGACAGTACTTTGCCGTTTGCACAACACCGAGATATTTTTTATCTGAGTGGTGTAGATCAGGAAGAAAGTGTTTTGCTTTTGTTTCCGGATGCACCATATGAGCATCAAAAAGAAATTCTTTTTCTAAAAGAAACCAGCGAACATATTGCGATCTGGGAAGGTGAAAAACTGACTAAAGAACGTGCTTTTCAGGTTTCAGGAATCAGAACGGTGTATTGGTTACAGGATTTTCATAAGATTTTGAACGAAATGATGACGTATGCCGATACGATGTACATCAACACCAACGAACATTACCGCGCTACAGTAGAAACAGAAACCCGTGAAGCCCGTTTTGTAAAATGGTGGAAAGAGCGTTATCCGGCACACAATGTGGCAAAAAGTAACCCAATTTTACAACGTCTTCGATCAGTAAAGGAAAGCGAAGAGCTTGATCTGATTCAACAAGCCTGTGATATTACCGAAAAAGGTTTCCGCAGATTGCTTTCGTTTGTAAAACCAAATGTTACCGAATACGAAATCGAAGCGGAATTGATTCACGAATTTATCCGCAACCGCTCTAAAGGCTTTGCTTATACGCCAATTATTGCTTCGGGAAATAATGCCAATGTTTTGCATTACATCGAAAACAACCAGCAATGTAAAGAAGGAGATTTAATTTTATTGGATGTAGCTGCCGAATATGCGAACTACTCCAGTGATTTATCCAGAACTATTCCGGTTTCGGGAAGATATAACGAAAGACAAAAAGCAGTTTACAATGCTGTTTTAAGAGTGAAAAACGAAGCCACAAAAATGTTGACTCCGGGAACACTTTGGAAACAATACCATGTTGAAGTAGGAAAAGTAATGACCTCTGAATTATTAGGTTTAGGTTTGATCGACAAAGCCGATGTTCAGAATGAAAATCCGGAATGGCCGGCTTACAAAAAATATTTCATGCACGGAACGTCTCACCACATGGGGCTGGACACGCACGATTACGGATTGCTTCACGAACCAATGAAAGCCAATATGGTTTTTACCGTTGAACCGGGAATCTACATTCCGGCAGAAGGTTTCGGAATTCGTCTGGAAGATAATGTAGTAATTCAGGAAAAAGGAGAACCTTTTAACCTAATGCGTAACATTCCGATTGAAGCTGACGAGATTGAAAGTTTGATGAATCAATAGATAAGAAAAAAGCCCTTAATAAAAATTTATTAAGGGCTTTTCCAATTTTATATATCAATTACTCTCCGATTTTTGCGATTTGCACATCCAACTGGAATTTACCGGCAGCTTCGCTTTCATCGATCAAATCAAAAAGCTCTAAAGCTCTTCTTGCATTTTTCTCTTCTTCTCTCTGCTCAGCAACATACCACATCATAAAATCTTCTGTAGCATAGTCATTTTCAGCTCTACATTTTGCAATTACTTTATTCACTGCTTGTGTAACTGCAATTTCATTTTGCAAAGCAATTTCAAATACTTCTCTCAAAGAAGCAAATTCCTGCTGCACTTCCGGAACAGACGGCGTAATGGCAATCCCTCCCATATCTGTAATATATTTGAAAACTTTTAGAAAATGCTCTCTTTCTTCTTCGGCTTGTTTGTACAAATAAGATGCTGTATTAGCATAACCGTTTCTATCTAACCATGCAGCCATAGCCAAATATTTGTTAGAAGCGTCACTTTCTAATTTTGCTTGTAAGTTTAATATATTTTCTACACTTTCAACTAATGAAGTACGTGTTCTTAATAAATCTTTCATATCCTCTAATTTTTATATGTGTAAAATTACAAAAATTAAAGAAGGCTGCTCTAAGTCCTTGAAAATTTGGATTTGATCTAAGTAAGAATCTAAATAAGCTCTACGTTGACAATATTACAAAGCATAGAATGTAAAGTGAGGGTAAATTTAGTTCCGTTTAATAAATCTCTTAACTGCACTATTTCACAGATAGTAAGATTTCTGGAAAAATTTCTTTTGGTGGTTTCAATCAATTGTGCGTCTGACCGATCAGATAAGTCATAAAGCATGTTAAGAATGTCAACGCTATTAACCTTTCTTTGAAAAATCAAAAAATCATGAATTTTGTAACTTGACACTGTATCAACAAAATTGATAATAATACTATTGGTCAAATCACATTGATAACTGTATCCTTTTTCGGTTTCAAACAATACTTTGGTGGTCAAATCACTAACTAATGCCATTCTGATAAAATATAATAACGTGACAAAAATATAAAATTCAAAGCAATAAAAAACATAATTAAGACTAATTTAAAATAACAATTTTGCTTAATGTTCTTAAAAACAACGGTAACTCACTAAAGAGTGTAACATTCTAAGGTATTATTAGTCTAATTTTATAAACAAAAAACTTAGAAATTATGCAAGCACACGAAATAGATTATCAGATTTTTGGAGAAGAAATGCAGTATGTCGAAATAGAACTGGACCCGCAGGAAATTGTAATTGCCGAAGCCGGCAGTTTCATGATGATGGAAAACAATATCCAGATGGAAACGATATTTGGAGACGGTTCTCAACAGCAAGGTTCTGGTTTGTTTGGCAAACTTTTAAGCGCTGGCAAAAGAGTTCTTACCGGCGAAAGTTTGTTTATGACCGCATTTTTAAACCAAGGCAACAGCAAAAGCAAAGTTTCATTTGCGTCGCCCTATCCCGGAAAAATCCTACCAATTGATTTAACAGAATTTCAGGGCAAATTTATCTGCCAAAAAAGCTCGTTTTTATGCGCTGCCAAAGGTGTTTCTGTTGGAATAGAATTTTCGCAGAAACTTGGACGTGGTTTATTTGGCGGTGAAGGCTTTATTATGCAGAAAATCGAAGGAGACGGAATGGCATTTGTACATTCGGGCGGAACAATGGCCAAAAAAGTATTAGGTCCCGGCGAAGTCCTAAAGGTAGATACCGGATGCATCATTGGTTTTACCAAAGATGTAGATTATGATATTGAATTTATTGGCGGAATTAAGAATTCTATTTTTGGCGGCGAAGGATTATTTTACGCCACATTAAAAGGTCCCGGAACCGTTTACATACAATCGTTGCCATTCTCGAGACTGGCTGACCGCATTATTGCATCGGCGCCAAAATCTGGTGGAAACAGTCGTGATGAAGGAAGCCTGCTAGGCGGATTAGGAAATCTTCTGGATGGTGATAACCGATTTTAACTTACAATGGCTTTCAGGAATGGAAGCCATTTTTTATTCGTTCACAAACCGCATTTTGTTATAAATAAATTTATTCCCGTTTTAAAGATTTCCCAATTAAATTGATACCTCTCGATATTTTACTTCAGCTTTCTTAACTTTGGAGCTGACAACAAAAAAAGTTCATTTTGAAAACGCTTTTATACAAAAATACCAAAATATCATACTCAGATTCGGGAACCGGAAATGCAATTGTATTCCTTCACGGCTTTCTGGAAAACAAAAAAATGTGGAAAGACTATGTTGATTTTTTCTCCGAAAAACATCGTGTCATTACAATAGACTTATTAGGGCATGGCGAATCGGATTCTTTGGGATATGTGCATACGATGGAAGACAATGCCAATGCCGTTCAGGAAGTCCTAAATCATTTAAAAATTGAAAAAGCAACAATTGTAGGGCATTCAATGGGTGGTTATGTTGGTCTGGCTTTCGCCGAATTGTTCCCCAAAAACATTCATAAACTGGTTTTACTGAACTCTACTTCAAAGGAAGACAGTCCGGAGAGAAAACTTAACCGAACACGAGCAATCAAAGCCGTCAAACAAAATTACGTAACCTTTGTGAGTCTGGCTATTGGTAATTTGTTTAGTGAGAACAACCGAATCCGATTAACAGACGAAATTGAAAAAGTAAAAACACAAGCCCTAAAAACACCTTTGCAGGGAATCATCGCTTCGCTGGAAGGAATGAAAGTTAGAAAAGACAGGGAAGCACTTTTACAACAAAACCTTTTTCCGGTTTTATTGATTTTAGGAAAAAAAGATCCTGTTTTAGATTATGAAGATTCCCGCACTCAGGTAGACGATACTACAGCAGAACTGATTTCATTCGAAGACGGACACATGAGTCATATTGAAAACAGAGAGGAATTAAAAACCGTTTTGTCTCAATTTTTCTCTTAAATCATAGCCTTCAACATAAAAAAAGACCGTTCCGAAAAATTATCGAAACAGCCTTTTCTTCTTTTTGTTGGGGGCAAAAATTTATACTTTTTTAAAAATTTCTTTCTAAAAATTTCGGCAAAGTTATTTCTTTTATGCACTAATTATAACCCCTTGAATCACTTTTATTTATAGTTTATACTTTAATAGTTTAAAGGGTAATATTTGTAAACAAATTCATCAAAAAGAAATATACTCCATAAAAATTATAACATTTTACTTCATAAAATTCATTTAAAAAAAGTCTCTTTTTTATCTACTTTCAGAAATGAGATCGCTTTTTTCGTCATGAAAACATAAAAGCTGCTATTCTGAATAAAGAGAATTAATCTATTTTCTCTTCAAAAGGAATTGTACTGTCGAAAATCTCTTTTAACAATACTACAATTTCTTCTAAATACTTACTCAAAATTTCACCTGAAACTGTGGTAGTAATCTCTTTATCTTCTTTGAATGTAAAAGGTAAAAAACCTGTTTTAAGATTTTTAAACGAAATGATACCCGCTTCCATCGGAATTTCTTTCGCTTTGGTTTCAAACATAAAGGCATAAGCCAAAACCTGTATGATTTTGTCATTTTTAAGCTCCTGAGTCAATCCATTCCATGATTTCAGGATTACATTAGTCTTTTCTACTTTTCCGGTCTTATAATCAACAATTCGGATTTTTCCGTTGCGTAATTCGATGCGATCCACATTCCCTTTAATCAAAACAGGAACCGGCAAATCCGGATGATTCAATTCGCGCTCAAATGTTTCCTCCAAAGCTATGATCTGAACCGCATCTCCATTTTTAAGAGATTCTAATTCCATTTTCAAAAAATTAGAAACATTTCGTTTCGCTACTTCAAAAGCTAAAAGATTACGCCCTTTCTTGATCTCACCTTCTTTATAAACCAATTTAAACTGGCTCAAAACTTCGGCATCTAATAGTTTGAAACAATTTTCGAGATCTGTTTCCGAAATGAACTTCCCGATAAAAGGCTCATAAAGCGTTTTTAACGTTTCGTGTATAATAGTCCCAAGAGTATTCAGTGCGATATTCTCTTCAACTTCTTCCACCTCCCGGATTCGAAGTATTTTTTGAAAATAAAAGTCTATGGGATTTCGGATATAACTCGTCAAAGCCGAAGGTGAAAAACCAGCCAATGCAATTTCTTTTAAACGATCCATCACAGCCTCAGATTTGGGAACCACCATCGGCTGATAAGCCGTTGTTGGTAAAACGGGATTATAAATGTCAAACATTAAGTTGTGCTTCTTTTGTTTCTCTACCTCCAATTGCGTGATGAAACGACTTCGTTCTCCTGCATCCAATCCATCATTTTCTGTATTGTAAATCAAATAGATATTTTTTGCTCTTTGCAACAAATGATAAAAGTGATAGGTATAAATGGCATCCTTCTCTTTAAAAGTAGGCAAACCCAGTTCGTTTTTAACATCATAGGGAATAAATGAATTTTGAGATTTTCCGGCCGGAAACTTTCCTTCATTCATCGAGGTTACAATTACGGTATCAAAATCAAGTACGCGGCTTTCCAAGACCCCCATAATCTGAAGTCCACGTAAAGGCTCTCCTTCAAACGAAACTTCAGCAACATCAATAATCTGCTTATAGATTGCATGCAGTGTATCTATATTATCAATATGATTGTGTTTTGTGTAATAATTGATCAGCTTATTAATTACTTTAAAAACGGCATAAACAAAAGCTTTCGCAATTTTTTCCTCCTCATTGTCATTGCTGAAATTTTCTTTTATCAAAAGTAAAAGTGCCGAAACATTTTCAAGAACAGCAATCGACCCATTCTCCCACTTTTGAAAAAGCAGATCAAACAATGGTGTTGGATTCAAATTGAGTTCTAAAACCCGATTATGTGTAATAAAAGTGTAATTATTCTCCTTAATAATTCGAACCAAATTACTGGCATTGGCATAAGGTTCAACCAACGGATGTGTTAGGATATCAAGTATATCTTTATAATAAAAAACATAACTTTCTCCTTTACGCGAAAGCGCATTGGTATGCATTCGAAACAATTTCGCAATTAAGATCTGCGATGGGTTGTTCTTCCCTGAATAACCCATTGTAATATTCAAACTTCCAACCGAAGAAGGCAAAGAATATAAAACCGGCATCAGTAAATTCTCTTCACCCAGCACAATAGCCACTTTATCTAAAGCTGTAGTTGGGTTTTCGGTGATCATATTTCCGATAATACTACCCGCTAATTTTGCCTGACCAATTGTTTTAGGTGTCCCTATAATCTGAATGTTTTTAGACTGCGAAAAATCATCTACAATCCATTCAAACGGATGGGCTTTATAGTGTTTCCAATTTTCTTTAAAACGTCGCACAAAGAGACCTGCATCGTGATAAGGATCATTTAAGAAAGTCTGATCAACATCCCAATAAATTCTAGCCTGATCTAAAGCCAAAAGATGCTGAACAATTTTTTCTTCAGCCGCATTCAAGGCATTAAATCCTGCAAAAATGAAATTTCGATTTGAAACGGTGTTTGAAAAGTGATTGAGATTGTTTACGGCTTCGCGATAAATCAGTCCCTGGTATCCAATTGACTTATTCAGTAAGTGATTGTACAATGAGTCATAATACAATGGAAGAAGTTTCCAAAAATCGATGTAATTCTCTAAAAGCTTGGTTTTGTTTTCGACTTCAATCCCCCATTTTTTGATATCTTCAATATCACTCAAATAAGACAATACGTGAGAAGGATCTAAAAGATAACGATCGATTTCATTAAAATCCTGCAGGAGTGTTTTTGCCCAATTAGCAAATAATTCAAAAGACTGCTGGTGTTGTTTCTCGGTGACGGAAAGATACACTTCATAGAACTCAAACAAAAGCTCAATTGAATCAACTGATCTGATCGAGGCCACGTCTTGTACAAAATCTTCAATACTAATAATTTCAGGCGAAAGTATTGTTTTCTTTGTCTCATTTTTCAGAGCCTCAATTAAAAAAACTTTCGCTCTTTTATTAGGCAAAATAATCGTTGTTTCAGCAAGTTTATCTGAATAATCCAGAATTATAACCGTCGCTATTTTCCCGAGAAAAGAAGTATTTATCATTTGATAAAAATAAAAAAAGCCATTCAATTAAGAATGGCTTTTAGTATTTATTTAGACAGTAAATTAGATTTTACCTTGGTATTTAGAACCAATGTGTTTAATTTCTGTTCTTCTGTTTTGTGCTTTACCTGCAGCAGTTTTGTTGCTTGCAACTGGTTGAGAAGATCCGAATCCTTTAGACTCTAAGTTCTCAGCATTTACACCTCTTTCGATTAATGCATTTTTCACAGCGTCAGCTCTTTCTTGAGAAAGTTTGTCGTT
It encodes the following:
- a CDS encoding PD-(D/E)XK nuclease family protein encodes the protein MINTSFLGKIATVIILDYSDKLAETTIILPNKRAKVFLIEALKNETKKTILSPEIISIEDFVQDVASIRSVDSIELLFEFYEVYLSVTEKQHQQSFELFANWAKTLLQDFNEIDRYLLDPSHVLSYLSDIEDIKKWGIEVENKTKLLENYIDFWKLLPLYYDSLYNHLLNKSIGYQGLIYREAVNNLNHFSNTVSNRNFIFAGFNALNAAEEKIVQHLLALDQARIYWDVDQTFLNDPYHDAGLFVRRFKENWKHYKAHPFEWIVDDFSQSKNIQIIGTPKTIGQAKLAGSIIGNMITENPTTALDKVAIVLGEENLLMPVLYSLPSSVGSLNITMGYSGKNNPSQILIAKLFRMHTNALSRKGESYVFYYKDILDILTHPLVEPYANASNLVRIIKENNYTFITHNRVLELNLNPTPLFDLLFQKWENGSIAVLENVSALLLLIKENFSNDNEEEKIAKAFVYAVFKVINKLINYYTKHNHIDNIDTLHAIYKQIIDVAEVSFEGEPLRGLQIMGVLESRVLDFDTVIVTSMNEGKFPAGKSQNSFIPYDVKNELGLPTFKEKDAIYTYHFYHLLQRAKNIYLIYNTENDGLDAGERSRFITQLEVEKQKKHNLMFDIYNPVLPTTAYQPMVVPKSEAVMDRLKEIALAGFSPSALTSYIRNPIDFYFQKILRIREVEEVEENIALNTLGTIIHETLKTLYEPFIGKFISETDLENCFKLLDAEVLSQFKLVYKEGEIKKGRNLLAFEVAKRNVSNFLKMELESLKNGDAVQIIALEETFERELNHPDLPVPVLIKGNVDRIELRNGKIRIVDYKTGKVEKTNVILKSWNGLTQELKNDKIIQVLAYAFMFETKAKEIPMEAGIISFKNLKTGFLPFTFKEDKEITTTVSGEILSKYLEEIVVLLKEIFDSTIPFEEKID